A stretch of DNA from Streptomyces xanthii:
TCATGGCTGTCACACCACATCCCGATCACCCGGCCAGCGAGCGCCTGTCGGTCACTCTGGTGCCGCCGGCGGTCGTCGCGGTCAATGAACTGGCCGAGACGGGGCGCGTGAGCAAGGCCGATGTCATCAACCGGGCGGTGCTGCTGCTCGGATTCGTCGAGCGTGAGCGGGCCAAGGGGCACGAGCTGATGATCCGGACCGAGGACGGCGAGCTGGAGCGGATCCACATCCTTTGATCAGGGGAGCTCGTACTGCATGAGCGGCTGCTTCGGCGGAACGCCGTCGGAGCAGCCGGCCGGCGCCCTCGACCGTCTCGTCATACGACGCCTGCCCCGACACGGTGCAGGACGAGAACAGGGACGGCCGCGCGGGATCCGTGGATCTGGCGGCCCTGGGCCAGGCGGTCGAGATCGACAGGGTCGCCTTCCCTCCGCTGTCCGAGACGTCCCCACGGACCGGAGTGCCGTGCGGCCCGTCACGTTGCAGACTGCTCCTGGACGACGAGCGAGAAGGAAGCGAGCCATGACCGAGCACGCCACGATCACCTGCGAGAAGCTCCTGGAGCACGCCCCCGGGAAGGTCTGGGAGGCCCTGACCGAGCCGGATCTGCACGCCCGCTGGTGGGCCGCCGGTGACGTCAAGCCGGTCGTCGGGCACCGCTTCACCCTCGACATGGGCACCTTCGGCAGCCAGCCCTGCGAGGTGACCGAGGTCGAGGACGAGCGCGTCCTCGCCTACCGGTTCGCGGAGGGCACCCTCGACACCGTCGTCACCTGGACGCTGCGCCCGGAGAGCGACGGCACCCGGCTCGTGCTCACCCACGCGGGCTTCGACCTCGGCTCGCCCCTGGGCGGAC
This window harbors:
- a CDS encoding SRPBCC family protein, producing the protein MTEHATITCEKLLEHAPGKVWEALTEPDLHARWWAAGDVKPVVGHRFTLDMGTFGSQPCEVTEVEDERVLAYRFAEGTLDTVVTWTLRPESDGTRLVLTHAGFDLGSPLGGQAYEGMGQGWPHVLERLDALLDEIA